From Pseudoramibacter sp.:
TTTTCGCCCCGCCACTGTTCGCCGTAAACGGTGCTTTCGCCGCAGACATCCATACCCCGAATGGCGCAGATCTGATCGGCCGCCCGCAGCAGACGCTCAAAGACCGGAAATCTCAAACGGCCCTGATCCCAATTGGTGCGCACTTCCCGATTGGAAAAGACATCCTTGTCCAAAGAGATGTACAGCGGGCGGTGCCGGTGCTGTTTCAAGAATCTGACGGCCTGCTCTGCATCGTCCGTCGCCGTCACCCGGTCCCGGAAATTTGTTGGAATGTGGGACAGATAACGGGGGTCCATGCCGAAATGCAGCACCTGCTTCACCATGGGCAGATCTTCCACCGTGCGCAAAAGCCACGACCCGCAGCTCATGATTTTGCCAAAAACCGGGGGCAGCATATCGGAATGGTGATCGAAGACCAAAAGATTCACAGGTTCACTTAATTTTTCAAGCCAGTAATACGTCAGATAATGGTAATTGCCGTTGTCGATGAAATGTACCTCCGCCGGCGTACAGTGCTTCAGCCTTTTTCGGATCATCCGGGCAGCCTGATCGTCGCAGTAGCCTGTGGTCCCCGGAATGTCCTCGAGATCGATCCACTGATCGTCTTTGCCGTAAAACTGCTGGTGCCGATAGACCCCAGATAAGTTTAAAATTAAAATAATATCGCCTTATTTCTTTAAAATTCTAAGTCCCTTGGGCAGATGGTTTTTGACCGCGCCTCCGGACGCCTTGCCCCAGCCCAGGGGATACCCCTGCCAGCACATGAGCACCCAGCCCTTTAAACTGCCCTGATACGGAATGGGCTCCCCTTTCATGTAGGCGTAAGCCTCGTCGTCGTTATTAAAATCATAGACCGATTGAATTTCACCGCGCTTTAATGCCATCGCCAGGGTGTGGGAAGGCTCGAAGCGGCCCTTTTTAAACGTGCCGATGAAAAAGCCCGGACGCACCCATTTGGCCAGCTGCAGCTGACCTGGAGCGAGGCCTTCGGGAAGGACGTAAAGCTGATCTTGATAGATCATCGGCGTCCCCTCTAATTCAGCACAGAGCCCCACCGTTTCTGCAAAGGCCCTGTAATCTTTGAGGTCCCGCTTTGAAGCGCGGTGCCAAAGGGATTTTTTCGATTTTTTCTTTGAAAAAGCGGGCTGCAGATCCGCGCCATCTGATGAGACTTTGACCAGTCTGGCCACAAAATGGCCTTCGCCCTCGGCCCTGTGGGGCATGATGCGGACCGCCTTTGCAACGTCAGCGCAACCGCGCTTTGTCCATTCCGGCCGGCCGTGGTCTGAAAGCCCCTTCAATTCAATGGGAAGGACCTGATATTTGCCGCTTTCCACTAAAAATTCGACCATCTGTTCGTCTTCTTCCGGCGCAAAGGTACAGGTCGAATACACCAGCTCACCGCCGGGCTTTAACAGCTGATCGACCGTTTCGAGCATTTTTTTCTGTCTTCTGGCGCAGTCGGCGACGCGGTCCAGATCCCAGGCCTCGGCCACGGCCGGATCTTTTCGGAACATGCCTTCCCCGGAACACGGCGCGTCGACGAGAATTTTGTCAAAGGTGCAGCCGAACACCGCCACCAGCTGATCCGGGCGCATATTCGTGATCACCGCATTTTTAATCCCCATGCGCTCCACATTGGAAGCTAAAATTTTCGCACGGCTCTTGACCACCTCGTTGGCCGCCAGAAAGCCTGTGTTCTGAAGGGCGCAGGCCAGCTGTGTCGTTTTGCCTCCGGGCGCCGCGCACAAATCCAGCACCCGGTCCCCCGGCTTTGGATTTAAAGCTGCGGCGGGAATCATCGCCGAAGGCTCCTGCA
This genomic window contains:
- a CDS encoding RsmF rRNA methyltransferase first C-terminal domain-containing protein, producing MTEQKLTLPEAFVKKMSALLGEEEFELFLKSYSHVPKKGLRANTLKAGLAEMVSRIPFETQPIPWCGTGVYIDADERPGKQLAYNAGLFYVQEPSAMIPAAALNPKPGDRVLDLCAAPGGKTTQLACALQNTGFLAANEVVKSRAKILASNVERMGIKNAVITNMRPDQLVAVFGCTFDKILVDAPCSGEGMFRKDPAVAEAWDLDRVADCARRQKKMLETVDQLLKPGGELVYSTCTFAPEEDEQMVEFLVESGKYQVLPIELKGLSDHGRPEWTKRGCADVAKAVRIMPHRAEGEGHFVARLVKVSSDGADLQPAFSKKKSKKSLWHRASKRDLKDYRAFAETVGLCAELEGTPMIYQDQLYVLPEGLAPGQLQLAKWVRPGFFIGTFKKGRFEPSHTLAMALKRGEIQSVYDFNNDDEAYAYMKGEPIPYQGSLKGWVLMCWQGYPLGWGKASGGAVKNHLPKGLRILKK
- a CDS encoding arginase family protein; this translates as MILILNLSGVYRHQQFYGKDDQWIDLEDIPGTTGYCDDQAARMIRKRLKHCTPAEVHFIDNGNYHYLTYYWLEKLSEPVNLLVFDHHSDMLPPVFGKIMSCGSWLLRTVEDLPMVKQVLHFGMDPRYLSHIPTNFRDRVTATDDAEQAVRFLKQHRHRPLYISLDKDVFSNREVRTNWDQGRLRFPVFERLLRAADQICAIRGMDVCGESTVYGEQWRGEKFNRQLVRLIKSLKFYKKESRALLSQAG